The Malus sylvestris chromosome 14, drMalSylv7.2, whole genome shotgun sequence genome segment ATTACACGACAAGAAAACTGAAGGAAAATACCTCAGACAACAGAAGTTCACAGAACCGCGGCTGAAACATCTCAAATGTAAAGATCCCTGGTGAGGGTTCAGACATTATCCTTCTGAAGCTTTCCTCAGTATTCTCACTAACTGCCTTCAGAAATGCCGTAACGAAGGTGGCTGCAGGTTGCATACTGTATAACCCTCTATGTAAAGGCTGCACCACATGTCATTCAGTTTTAATATATCCCTAGTCAGTCACCCAACTTCAAAGAACAATTAATCCAGAGTAACCGTGTGTCGTTCTGTACCTGATAATTTGATATAATCTTCTGCCTGTACTCTCTATGTTTCTGAACCTGATACACAACATAACCACACAACATCAACTATCTCATCTTAGGTGAATGCAAGTCTATCACGAACTAGAATGGTGCACTATGTACCGTAAATCACATCAAGCTGTTCActgaacattttttttatgcTGTTTACTTCTGATAAACGATTTCCGTAACCATGTGTATTTTTGTCCATTGATTCTCTTTTGAATTATTCAATCCGAAGGACATAAATATAAAGAGGCGTGTCGAAACCACTTCGTTTTACTATAAATATCCTTTTATACAGAGAAACATTTATAGGAAAATAAAGATGCACAGAAATGAGAATGGCTACTGCCAAAGCACAACCCCTCCTGcacacaaaatttaaatttgaaaaaataaaataaaaaaaaggctcaagggcattttcgtcattcCGAATCACTTGCCCGTTagaattggaatctgcccctcagcgaaaccctaattcaacgCCCAAATCGCAACAATCAGATCACAATTATCAAAAATAATGTAAGATAGAAAATTCCAAGCATCTTCAAGTCGCTTCCTTTTCCACCAAAttcccagcaaccaaacagaatttAACAAAAAACGGAAAAAATTTTGATAAAACATACTCTGTTGCGCTCTCCGGGAGGAAAGTACTTGAGCAGAATCTCCCTCATGAACTTGAACTTATCGTACCGGGGCTTCCCGAGCATGCTCGCCGGCAAGTACCGCTCGAGCGAGGTGAAAATCTCGGGGCTGAAATCCAATTGCATGTCGTCGTAGTTATCCGGATTGTGGTCATTGTTCGGGTTCAGCCTCAGCCTGGGTGACGGGGACGCGAACGCCGGACGCTTCGGTTCCTCCGACACGACGCCGTTCGCGGCCGCCGGCGTGCGGGGTTCAAGCGACATTTGGGGAGCGGATGGCGGAGCTGCGGAATCAGCCGGACGTTGGAAGGCGGAGGAGGAGCATTGGGGGTGAGGGGGAGGAGGGTAAAATGGGAATATAGGGTTTGGATATGTGGGGGAGTGGGGATTTCTTGTGGTGGACGTAAAATTTTTGGGGTGGGTGTTTGGTTGGAATTAGGGTTTGCTGAGAGTTCAGTCTCTCTCTGCACTCCAAAGTTTCCAACTTCAAGCTCAgcgcttttattttatttgtttttatttttttatcttaaaaaatatataaaatggtTGGAGGTAGTTGGATCGATCCGGCCCAGCCCAACTTGTATTTCTCAATGGACTGAGACCAGCCCAACTTGTGTTAAGGCTGGTTTGGAATtgctgtgctttaaaaaaaactgtttctgctgGTAGTGtaagaataagctcatttttgctgcttcatattttcagctttttttccaccccaaaactgtgaaaataagctgtttttaagtatttaccaaacatttttttgagctcagctttttttggtacccactttttataaaagcacctcagtaccaaaccagtattTAATCCTAcgtgaacttttttttttctgcgcAAGTGGTTTCTTTGCTTGTAAATCGACCTAAATGTAGAactcgtttggaagtgtttaAAATTTACGTGATCTAGTGGTATTTATCTTTACtcgtaagtgagagatcttatgttcgattctcgctaataacgaatttgaaccacattataaAAGCTCGTTTAatagtgcttttaaaatgactaaaaacaatcttagaaaaaaaaaatgtcttcttGTTCCATGAAGCACTTCAAGCGCTTTTCAGAATTCATTTGTGTTTTCCTAAGAATTGGCTCCAAAAGCATTTCATAAAAAACACTTTctctttttgtcattttaaaagcactttcaaacgaGCCCGTATTCTGAAATCTTAGTCCAGTATAAACCCTTTTCCTTTGACAAAACATTTTTGCAGTTCATGCATGAGTTTCCAGCTCTCGAAGCCGTTTTCATGACTTGGAATGTAAGGTTCAATATCTTGCAGGCTCCTGTGTTGAAAATATCCTGCAAAACTCTGGCCTGCTTCATTTACATTCCTCGGATTGCTTTAGTTCCTGATCGCAGAGAGTTTTTGCAAAACTGGAATATCAAATCGGCAGAAGAACTGAATCAATCCGCAGAAGAATGCGAAAGAATAGAGTCTTGTGCTTAGAACCCGAAAAAGTTAACCGCAAGGGTAAAAGTCGGAAGTCGGAAGTCGGAAGGGAGAGCATCCTTCTTCTAAATGCAGTGAGAACAGGTTTAAGATTAAGCTAACGCATCTGAACCTGTAAACGAGAATTTGAGAAAGGAAAGCCTACTTCATCGATGGCGATTGAAACATATTATCAGATCCCGCGCACCCTCAGGCAACTGACAGAGATGTAAAGGATGCAAGACAATCAATCAACTGACTCACACACCTCAATCAAAACTCAACCATCAAGACGCCAAAACGGAGAAACTCAAACTCTTCACGACATTTTGAGTTATGTCCAAGCAAACTCAAATCAAACGCAAGAAATGAACAAAATTTAACGGAGAAGTATGCACAACGAAATTCAATAGATGTCTAATTTGTGCGATGGAACTCAATATCTAATCCTTTTGACAAAGCAAGAAACGCAAAATAACATCATCTCCATTGGCACGCAAACTTAACACGACAAACTAATTAGATGCATATAAATGGGCAAAGGTAGGTTACATAACATCCGCCTAGCAAGCGCAAAAACAAAGTTCAAATCCAAAGTAAACATCCAGAACCAATACCAAAATTCGGAACAGAAATCCACCTCGAATGAAATAGACTGCAACAGATGAAATATCAAATATCGAAATCTATCTTACAGTGACAATGTCATCAATCTTCAAAATCATTCGCACGCACTCGGTGGCCAGAGTGATGGCACTTGTGCTGACGAGCAATGGCTGCACCACATTCTCCTCCAAGATGTTGGTAATCTGCCCCTTCCTCACATTAATCCCGGTGTTGATCTCTCCCTGCGCGTGGCGATTCCTCAGCTCAGTCACAATCGAAATTGGGTTCAACCCGGCATTCTCTGCCAGTGTATAGGGAACAACCTCGAGCGCCTCAGCAAACGACTTCACACAATAACCCTCCATCCCCTGCAGCACCTTAGCCCACGCCCCCAACTGCCTCGACAGCTCAATCTCTGGTGCACCGCCACCTGCAATCAAAAACCTCTTGCTCACCAAACACCTCACCACACAAAGAGCATCGTGCAGGCTCCGCTCCGCCTCATCTAGCACCAGCTGATTCGAGCCGCGAACCAGTACGGTGGTGGTCCGACCCATGTTCTGAATCCCTGTGATCTTCACAATCTTCCCATCACCAAGCGAAACCTCCTCAACCATATCAGCATACCCCAGTTTCTCGGCCCGGAAATGCTCGATATTCGCAATGGGTAAGCAATTCAGAGTCTTGGTGATGAACTCAATCTCATCTCTCTCCACATCCTTGATCACCAAGATCTTCGCTTTCGCCAAGTAATGCAAGGACAAATCAGTAACTGCATCTCTCAGAATACTCTTCTGAATCAGCAAAACGTTGCATCCAGTAGCCTTGATCTTCTTGATCATACCCAGAATGTAATTCCTCTCTTCCTTCAGAATCCTATCCATCTGAGTATAATCCGAGACGACAATGCTCTGCTCAATATCGGTTTTCGGAGGCGAAATCTGGAACTGAATCACAGCAATCTTGGCATTCTCCATCCTCGTCGGCCCACCGGCGGCGTGACTCGCCTTCTTATCGAAAACAAGTCCCTTCACCATCTCAGTATCGTCGACAGTTCCTC includes the following:
- the LOC126599838 gene encoding T-complex protein 1 subunit delta-like codes for the protein MASPAVISQPRSSKTESYVDNKRKEDIRQANSTAARAVADAVRTSLGPKGMDKMISTANGEVIITNDGATILNKMEVLQPAAKMLVELSKSQDAAAGDGTTTVVVIAGALLKQCQVLLSHGIHPTVISDSLHKASTKAVDILTAMAVPVELTDRDSLVKSASTSLNSKVVSQYSTLLAPMAVDAVLSVVDPAKPEIVDLRDIRIVKKLGGTVDDTEMVKGLVFDKKASHAAGGPTRMENAKIAVIQFQISPPKTDIEQSIVVSDYTQMDRILKEERNYILGMIKKIKATGCNVLLIQKSILRDAVTDLSLHYLAKAKILVIKDVERDEIEFITKTLNCLPIANIEHFRAEKLGYADMVEEVSLGDGKIVKITGIQNMGRTTTVLVRGSNQLVLDEAERSLHDALCVVRCLVSKRFLIAGGGAPEIELSRQLGAWAKVLQGMEGYCVKSFAEALEVVPYTLAENAGLNPISIVTELRNRHAQGEINTGINVRKGQITNILEENVVQPLLVSTSAITLATECVRMILKIDDIVTVR